One part of the Sorangiineae bacterium MSr11954 genome encodes these proteins:
- a CDS encoding DUF6531 domain-containing protein yields MLGSSQLDLVIGLDIHMEMVPTPAPVPTPFPMPFVGMVEFTPFGTLIALGIAKAVSCVTGEPPSGPVLINGFPATKTGDEASNKKMLPHMVIPPGTMWTPLPKPLKVKMKPGPPPPPDNPAAPPGDAVLVTGSKTVYSEGSNQCRLGDLAMSCSDPVRLPSSVLLAIPKGMPVLVGGPPAFDWTTTAKAFFLRNKWTAGLLHSLVSRLPPGRLRNLLGKAACFLTGHPVDVATGRLLTDATDFELRGPIPLTFERNYASSWAHRDSTLGYGWSHSFDERIWVERGKVVYKARDGREIEFQCYDLPGRYMREGQERFYPIDRLTLKCHGNGYWSIRTPDGLVREFEPVAGLDSRVSMLRRIKDRVGHGVNFDYAGGFLDTVSTSEGRWMRFVHQHGLLQRVVVQNGEGVEDGWYNQVRFTYSPERDLIAATDPSNRSRTYKYDAHLLIEERDRDGITFWFEYDGRDQSAYCVRTWGTDWKTTDRLFFREITYDKKNGRTFVEDSLGHTTTYVMNPANAVVEVIDPQGATTKYEYNEFLWETAEIDALGQTTRTEYDARGNETKRVLPNGAAVTVEYNGFDQPVRMIDALGVEWGWSYDRLGRPSSQWNSAGEHVELEYEGRVLKSMVHAGERRHAFEYDGAENVSRVTLPDGTAQERWYDRQGRIIKLRDATGRAIRFVYDWESHVSSMEETGGITRRMAYSGEGDVIGYQDNLRHIFFDYAGYHSLAWRMEGGEKIAYRYDSEGELEAIINELGEAYSFMNDACGRTSEERGFEGRKHLFVRDPLGRVTTWTRPDKNEVKVAYDAMGNIVSMKYPDGTEAAFTYDAIGNMLSATNASGTVRWERDRLGRVVRESFNEDWVTSAYNVFGERVQVGSSRGLRQEIVRSPMGDVQRLGLLERDAHGIVRMSGWLMAFERDALGRETKREMPGNVAVRQSYDERGLPQTRDLVRSAEVLARTQYTWVGDDRLRRRADQGLGATDYVHDARGRLDSARFPDGSIQLRAPGPTGNLSRKRDRSDRRYLSSGILREADGTTFLYNYNGSLIHKRTRDGNEWEYTWNGAEMLAGVRGPDGVEVEFAYDALGRRVTKVVRRKGRDEVVREWRWDGNVPVHEWTNGADGVKDMTSWLFEPEGFTPLGKIERERGKAARSYAIVSDYLGTPQEMLDENGHVIWRAQLDLYGTAHVTEGSSEACPWRWPGQYEDRETGLYYNRFRYYDPSRGDYISQDPIRFRGSGVLYGYVDDPCIWIDPLGLRGRGRGSGCATGGDGDEEGLKQSLRAKLRQIEGEAALPGDRGIRAAVERREVDKLARAFLGPGHSILERGKKGEFWLISADGKRLVRSTTEKRGSAFARTGKQANFHQRQTVRDGWFDKEKVSNVHVHVK; encoded by the coding sequence ATGCTCGGTAGCAGCCAGCTCGATCTGGTCATTGGCCTCGACATTCACATGGAGATGGTGCCGACACCGGCGCCCGTTCCAACGCCGTTTCCAATGCCCTTCGTGGGCATGGTCGAGTTCACGCCGTTCGGAACGTTGATCGCGTTGGGGATCGCGAAGGCCGTTTCCTGCGTGACCGGCGAGCCGCCGAGCGGGCCCGTTCTCATCAACGGGTTTCCCGCCACGAAAACTGGCGACGAAGCGAGCAACAAGAAGATGCTCCCCCACATGGTCATTCCGCCCGGGACCATGTGGACTCCGCTGCCGAAGCCGTTGAAGGTGAAAATGAAGCCGGGCCCTCCCCCGCCCCCGGACAACCCGGCGGCTCCGCCCGGCGATGCCGTGTTGGTGACCGGCTCGAAGACCGTTTATTCCGAAGGGTCGAATCAGTGCCGGCTCGGGGACTTGGCGATGTCGTGCAGCGATCCGGTGCGATTGCCGTCCTCGGTCCTCCTCGCGATTCCCAAGGGGATGCCGGTCTTGGTCGGCGGACCGCCCGCCTTCGATTGGACGACGACCGCCAAGGCGTTCTTCTTGCGAAACAAGTGGACGGCGGGGCTGCTGCACAGCCTCGTTTCGCGCTTGCCACCGGGCCGTCTGCGCAACCTCCTCGGCAAGGCGGCTTGCTTTCTCACGGGGCACCCTGTCGACGTCGCGACGGGAAGGCTTCTTACAGACGCGACGGACTTCGAGCTTCGCGGGCCCATCCCCCTCACCTTCGAGCGAAATTACGCGTCCTCATGGGCGCACCGTGATTCCACCTTGGGATACGGTTGGAGCCACTCCTTCGACGAGCGCATCTGGGTCGAGCGCGGCAAGGTCGTTTACAAGGCACGTGACGGGCGGGAGATCGAATTTCAATGCTACGACCTGCCGGGCCGATACATGCGCGAGGGGCAAGAGCGCTTCTATCCCATCGACCGGCTCACCTTGAAATGCCACGGTAACGGCTACTGGTCGATTCGTACGCCCGACGGGCTCGTTCGCGAATTCGAACCGGTTGCGGGGCTCGATAGCCGCGTCTCGATGCTTCGCCGCATCAAGGACCGCGTAGGCCATGGGGTGAACTTCGACTACGCCGGCGGCTTTCTCGATACCGTGAGCACGAGCGAAGGGCGTTGGATGCGGTTCGTGCATCAGCATGGGCTGCTTCAGCGTGTGGTCGTTCAAAACGGAGAAGGCGTCGAGGACGGCTGGTACAACCAAGTTCGATTCACGTATTCACCCGAACGAGACTTGATCGCGGCCACCGATCCGTCGAATCGGTCTCGAACGTACAAGTACGATGCGCACCTGCTCATCGAGGAGCGCGACCGGGACGGGATTACGTTCTGGTTCGAGTACGATGGCCGCGACCAGAGTGCTTATTGCGTGCGCACGTGGGGAACGGACTGGAAAACGACCGATCGCCTGTTCTTTCGCGAGATAACGTACGACAAGAAGAACGGGCGAACGTTCGTAGAGGACTCGCTTGGTCACACCACCACGTACGTCATGAATCCGGCCAACGCCGTGGTCGAGGTCATCGACCCGCAGGGTGCCACGACGAAGTACGAGTACAACGAGTTTCTCTGGGAGACGGCGGAGATCGACGCGCTCGGACAGACCACGCGCACCGAGTATGACGCTCGCGGGAACGAGACGAAGCGCGTGCTCCCAAACGGCGCCGCCGTGACCGTCGAGTACAATGGATTCGATCAGCCCGTACGAATGATCGATGCGCTCGGTGTCGAGTGGGGATGGAGCTATGATCGACTTGGGCGCCCCTCGAGTCAATGGAATAGCGCGGGCGAGCACGTGGAATTGGAATACGAAGGCCGCGTTCTCAAGAGCATGGTCCACGCGGGCGAACGGCGTCATGCATTCGAATACGACGGCGCCGAGAACGTCTCTCGGGTGACGCTGCCGGATGGTACCGCGCAAGAGCGCTGGTACGATCGACAAGGGCGAATCATCAAGCTGCGGGATGCAACGGGACGTGCCATCCGCTTCGTCTACGATTGGGAGTCGCACGTCTCGTCCATGGAAGAAACCGGCGGAATCACGCGCCGGATGGCGTATTCCGGTGAAGGCGACGTCATCGGGTATCAAGACAACTTGCGCCACATCTTCTTCGACTATGCGGGCTATCATTCTCTTGCCTGGCGCATGGAGGGCGGTGAGAAGATCGCGTATCGCTACGATTCGGAGGGCGAGCTCGAGGCGATCATCAATGAATTGGGCGAGGCGTATTCGTTTATGAATGACGCGTGCGGGCGCACTTCGGAAGAGCGCGGCTTCGAGGGGCGAAAGCACCTCTTCGTGCGCGATCCGCTCGGTCGTGTGACCACCTGGACGAGGCCCGACAAGAACGAGGTGAAGGTCGCCTACGATGCGATGGGCAACATCGTCTCGATGAAATACCCCGACGGCACGGAAGCCGCGTTCACGTACGATGCCATCGGAAATATGCTCAGCGCGACCAATGCGTCCGGCACAGTGCGATGGGAGCGCGATCGCCTTGGGCGCGTGGTCCGTGAATCGTTCAACGAGGATTGGGTCACGAGTGCTTACAATGTATTTGGTGAGCGCGTCCAGGTGGGGAGCTCGCGCGGTCTGCGCCAGGAGATCGTGCGTTCCCCGATGGGGGACGTGCAAAGGCTCGGCTTGCTCGAGCGGGATGCCCACGGAATCGTGCGAATGTCCGGCTGGCTCATGGCCTTCGAGCGCGATGCCCTCGGTCGCGAGACAAAGCGCGAGATGCCCGGGAACGTGGCCGTACGACAGAGCTACGATGAACGCGGTCTCCCCCAGACACGCGACCTCGTTCGTAGCGCCGAGGTGCTCGCCCGCACCCAGTACACCTGGGTGGGAGACGATCGGCTCCGTCGCCGTGCCGACCAGGGTCTTGGTGCGACGGATTACGTGCACGACGCGCGCGGACGGCTCGACTCGGCGCGATTTCCCGATGGATCGATTCAGCTTCGGGCGCCCGGTCCGACGGGCAATCTTTCTCGAAAGCGCGATCGCTCGGATCGGCGCTATCTGAGCAGCGGCATTCTGCGCGAGGCCGATGGGACGACGTTTCTTTACAACTACAACGGCAGCCTGATTCACAAACGGACGCGCGACGGCAACGAGTGGGAATACACGTGGAACGGCGCCGAGATGCTGGCCGGCGTGAGAGGTCCGGATGGCGTCGAGGTCGAATTTGCGTACGACGCGCTCGGCCGGCGCGTGACGAAGGTGGTGCGAAGGAAGGGCCGCGACGAAGTAGTTCGCGAGTGGCGTTGGGATGGCAACGTTCCGGTCCATGAGTGGACCAACGGCGCCGATGGCGTGAAGGATATGACGAGCTGGCTCTTCGAGCCCGAAGGCTTCACGCCGCTCGGCAAAATCGAGCGAGAACGTGGCAAGGCCGCGAGGAGCTACGCGATCGTCAGCGACTACTTGGGTACGCCGCAGGAGATGCTCGACGAGAACGGTCACGTCATCTGGCGGGCGCAGCTCGACCTGTACGGCACCGCGCATGTGACGGAAGGGAGCAGCGAGGCGTGCCCGTGGCGGTGGCCGGGTCAATACGAAGATCGAGAGACCGGTCTCTACTACAATCGGTTTCGCTATTACGATCCGAGCCGGGGCGATTACATATCGCAGGATCCTATACGATTCCGCGGGAGCGGGGTGCTCTATGGATATGTCGACGACCCGTGCATTTGGATTGATCCGCTGGGTCTACGCGGCAGAGGGCGCGGGTCTGGCTGCGCGACCGGTGGCGATGGTGACGAAGAAGGGCTCAAACAGTCGCTGCGAGCAAAGCTGCGTCAGATTGAAGGTGAAGCAGCTCTGCCCGGAGACCGCGGGATCCGCGCAGCGGTCGAGCGACGAGAAGTCGACAAACTTGCCAGAGCATTTCTCGGCCCCGGACATTCGATACTCGAGCGCGGTAAGAAGGGCGAATTCTGGCTAATCTCCGCAGACGGGAAGAGGCTGGTTCGGTCCACGACGGAAAAGCGCGGAAGCGCCTTCGCCCGAACAGGTAAACAGGCCAACTTCCATCAGCGGCAGACCGTCCGCGATGGCTGGTTCGACAAGGAAAAGGTGTCCAACGTTCACGTTCATGTAAAGTAA
- a CDS encoding immunity 8 family protein, which yields MKLVIRGHGIVGRGNLRLWQPENPDVVAEYLYVDIGSKPGKGADTFSILVATPAGLDTLEEREGILASRALLVMKRYNFEDLWRWLERTVSKCEAETWNACVEKLRIYFQWEYENYKEG from the coding sequence TTGAAGCTCGTAATCCGTGGGCACGGCATCGTGGGACGTGGAAATCTTCGGCTCTGGCAACCCGAAAACCCGGATGTGGTAGCCGAATATCTGTACGTGGACATAGGCTCGAAGCCGGGAAAGGGCGCTGACACATTTAGTATCCTGGTAGCCACGCCCGCGGGCCTGGACACGCTGGAGGAGAGAGAGGGCATCCTCGCATCCCGAGCTCTGTTGGTTATGAAGCGCTATAATTTCGAAGACCTCTGGCGGTGGCTCGAGCGAACCGTCTCCAAGTGTGAAGCGGAAACGTGGAACGCCTGTGTCGAGAAGCTTCGCATTTATTTTCAGTGGGAGTACGAGAACTACAAGGAAGGTTGA
- the istB gene encoding IS21-like element helper ATPase IstB codes for MTELRERLRALGLLSTASAFDDLVALATKKRWGLTEILEYIADLEEKDRARRGLERRMSRSRLEKFKPMSDFEWDWPTKIDRPLVESVLSVDFVAAHRNVVLVSPSGLGKTMIAQNIVHRAVLAGHSVLFLSAAKLLLDLGAQESARALERRLHYFSKIGLLVIDEVGFLAFDNRNADLLFQVVSRRYEKKSLVLTTNLAFKDWHTIFPSATCATALVERVIHHADVVTIEGESYRMRESEATAKDRRAARKAKKDPPADS; via the coding sequence ATGACCGAGCTTCGCGAGCGCCTTCGCGCCCTCGGACTGCTCTCCACCGCGAGCGCCTTCGACGATCTGGTCGCGCTCGCGACGAAAAAGCGTTGGGGATTGACCGAGATCCTCGAGTACATCGCCGACCTGGAAGAGAAGGACCGGGCTAGGCGCGGTCTCGAGCGGCGGATGTCGCGCAGCCGGCTGGAGAAATTCAAGCCGATGAGCGACTTCGAATGGGACTGGCCGACCAAGATCGACCGACCTCTGGTCGAATCCGTCCTCTCTGTCGACTTCGTCGCGGCGCATCGCAACGTCGTGCTCGTGTCGCCGAGCGGGCTTGGAAAAACGATGATCGCGCAAAACATCGTACATCGCGCGGTGCTCGCCGGGCATTCCGTGCTCTTTCTTTCGGCCGCAAAGCTCTTGCTCGATCTCGGAGCTCAAGAGTCGGCGCGGGCGCTCGAGCGCCGGCTGCACTACTTCTCCAAGATCGGCCTTCTCGTGATCGACGAGGTGGGGTTTCTCGCCTTCGACAATCGCAATGCCGATCTCCTCTTTCAAGTCGTCAGTCGAAGGTACGAAAAGAAGAGCCTCGTGCTCACCACGAACCTCGCTTTCAAGGACTGGCACACGATCTTCCCATCGGCCACCTGCGCAACGGCCCTCGTCGAGCGAGTGATTCATCACGCCGACGTGGTCACCATCGAAGGAGAGAGCTACCGAATGCGCGAATCCGAAGCCACCGCGAAGGACAGGCGGGCAGCCCGCAAGGCGAAGAAGGACCCGCCGGCCGACTCGTGA
- the istA gene encoding IS21 family transposase, with protein MIAPELRSRIRRLFFAEHWKIGTIAAELRLHRDTVEHAIEPQRFANVAYRASASMLDPYKAFIRATLETHPRLRATRVLEMIAQRGYEGSVWPLRRYVRRVRPISRHEAFFRLTTLPGEQAQVDWGSFGSITIGETRRPLSCFVMVLSYSRAIFARFVLDQTLESFLRCHVAAFHTYGGVPRALLYDNLKTAVLERVGDVIRFHPRLLDLAGHYHFSPQPVAPARGNQKGRVERAIRYLRESFFAARAFRSVEELNRKLDDWIGSVAHARIVPGDLHKRTIHDALEQERGRLLALPEHPFLCDYVRATASGKSPYIRFDGNDYSIPHTLVRKPLTLVASDALLRILDGDTEVARYPRSWEKGRQIETPQHLTALADEKRRAREHRGRNRLFAVCTSAEPFLHEVARHGGHLGGTTTRLLHLLEEHGESELQAALSDAHRRGAFTAQSVAHILDQRRRARGAPLQVPPVLPNDPRVRDIVVAPRSLAVYDKLAKSHDGEDEP; from the coding sequence ATGATCGCGCCCGAGCTTCGCTCGCGCATTCGCCGCCTCTTCTTCGCCGAGCACTGGAAGATCGGCACCATCGCGGCCGAGCTCCGGCTCCACCGCGACACCGTCGAGCACGCGATCGAGCCACAGCGATTCGCCAATGTCGCCTATCGCGCGAGCGCTTCGATGCTCGATCCGTACAAAGCCTTCATCCGCGCGACCCTCGAGACCCACCCGCGACTGCGCGCCACCCGCGTGCTGGAAATGATCGCGCAGCGTGGTTACGAAGGCTCCGTGTGGCCGCTTCGGCGATATGTTCGGCGCGTCCGGCCCATCTCTCGGCACGAAGCCTTTTTCCGTCTCACGACGCTCCCAGGGGAGCAGGCTCAAGTCGATTGGGGCTCGTTCGGTTCCATCACCATCGGCGAGACACGGAGACCGCTCTCGTGCTTCGTGATGGTGCTCTCGTATTCGCGGGCCATCTTCGCCCGTTTCGTTCTCGATCAAACGCTCGAGAGCTTTCTGCGCTGCCACGTGGCGGCTTTCCATACGTATGGCGGTGTCCCGCGTGCCCTCCTTTACGATAATCTCAAGACGGCGGTGCTCGAGCGCGTGGGCGATGTCATCCGATTCCACCCTCGATTGCTCGATCTCGCCGGGCACTACCACTTCTCCCCCCAGCCCGTCGCGCCGGCGCGCGGCAATCAAAAGGGTCGTGTGGAGCGCGCCATTCGGTACCTACGCGAATCGTTCTTCGCCGCCCGCGCGTTTCGCTCCGTCGAAGAGCTCAATCGCAAACTGGACGACTGGATTGGCAGCGTCGCACATGCGCGCATCGTCCCTGGCGATCTGCACAAGCGCACCATCCATGACGCCCTCGAGCAGGAGCGCGGACGTCTGCTCGCTTTGCCCGAGCACCCTTTTCTCTGCGACTACGTTCGAGCTACCGCCTCCGGCAAATCACCCTACATCCGTTTCGACGGCAACGATTATTCGATTCCTCATACCCTCGTGCGCAAGCCACTGACACTCGTCGCATCCGACGCCCTGCTTCGCATCCTGGATGGCGACACCGAGGTCGCGCGCTACCCGAGGTCATGGGAGAAAGGACGGCAGATCGAGACGCCGCAGCACCTCACGGCGCTCGCCGACGAAAAACGACGTGCGCGCGAGCATCGCGGTCGGAATCGACTCTTTGCCGTGTGCACGAGCGCCGAGCCCTTCCTCCACGAGGTCGCGCGCCACGGCGGACACCTCGGAGGGACCACGACCCGATTGTTGCACCTGCTCGAGGAGCACGGCGAAAGCGAGCTCCAAGCCGCCCTTTCCGACGCCCATCGGCGTGGCGCGTTCACCGCGCAATCGGTTGCTCACATCCTCGACCAGCGCCGACGCGCCCGCGGCGCTCCGCTGCAAGTGCCCCCCGTACTGCCCAACGATCCGCGCGTGCGCGACATCGTCGTCGCACCGCGCTCACTCGCCGTCTACGACAAACTCGCCAAGAGCCACGACGGGGAGGACGAGCCATGA
- a CDS encoding DDE-type integrase/transposase/recombinase translates to MQSLTPKDHAEAVALYRSEIVGSLTRRELDRGQLAEALTELSQQRFRPPRGHSSRTYSVATLERWYYAYKEGGLEALRPQARCDRGRGREMPVALRELLVDIRHEHPSASVPLILQTLGADGRLEPGTVSASTVRRFFAERGLDKASLRAGGTRGKMRLRWQAEHPGALWQGDVCHGAPLVHSSGSTTVRIHALMDDASRYVIALEAMTYEREIDMLSVFVRAVRKHGPPDAMYLDNGATYRGETLSLSCARMGTTLVHSKPYDAPARGKIERFWRTLREGCLDHIGSLTSLHALNVRLWAWLDEHYHKTPHGALMGKTPLEVFTAAASEPDPFDERKLRAALTVHARRRVRRDNTIAMDGVDWETDLHFLAGQLVSVSRCLVDPSEPPFIDHEGKRFVLHPVDPVRNATRPRSAQNLDEPHVARVAFDPSRALLDKALGRKPEGSR, encoded by the coding sequence ATGCAATCGCTCACTCCCAAAGATCACGCCGAGGCGGTCGCGCTTTATCGAAGTGAGATCGTAGGCTCCCTCACGCGCCGCGAGCTCGATCGCGGCCAGTTGGCCGAGGCGCTCACCGAGCTTTCTCAGCAGCGCTTTCGTCCACCACGAGGCCACTCGTCGCGCACCTACTCGGTCGCGACACTCGAGCGTTGGTACTACGCGTACAAGGAAGGAGGCCTCGAAGCGCTGCGTCCGCAGGCCCGTTGCGACCGTGGTCGGGGGCGCGAGATGCCCGTCGCCCTGCGCGAGCTTTTGGTCGACATTCGCCACGAGCATCCGTCGGCATCGGTGCCGCTCATCCTGCAGACGCTCGGAGCCGACGGGCGCCTCGAGCCGGGCACCGTCAGCGCGTCGACGGTGCGCCGTTTCTTCGCCGAGCGCGGGCTCGACAAGGCATCGCTGCGCGCCGGCGGTACGCGCGGCAAGATGCGGTTGCGTTGGCAGGCCGAGCATCCGGGCGCCCTCTGGCAGGGGGATGTCTGCCATGGCGCGCCGCTCGTCCATTCGTCCGGCTCGACGACTGTGCGCATCCACGCGCTCATGGATGATGCGTCTCGCTACGTCATTGCACTTGAAGCCATGACCTACGAGCGCGAGATCGACATGCTGTCGGTCTTCGTACGCGCCGTGCGCAAGCATGGTCCCCCCGACGCCATGTACCTCGACAACGGCGCCACCTACCGCGGCGAGACGCTCTCTCTCTCGTGCGCCCGTATGGGCACCACGCTGGTGCATTCCAAGCCGTACGATGCCCCGGCTCGCGGCAAGATCGAGCGCTTCTGGCGTACGTTGCGCGAAGGGTGCCTCGATCACATAGGCTCGCTCACCTCGCTCCACGCCCTCAACGTCCGGCTCTGGGCGTGGCTCGATGAGCACTACCACAAGACCCCTCACGGCGCGCTGATGGGCAAAACGCCGCTCGAAGTCTTCACCGCCGCTGCAAGCGAGCCCGATCCCTTCGACGAAAGAAAGCTACGCGCTGCACTCACCGTCCACGCCCGTCGTCGCGTCCGTCGCGACAACACCATCGCAATGGATGGCGTGGACTGGGAGACCGATCTGCACTTTCTTGCCGGCCAACTCGTCTCCGTCTCGCGCTGCCTGGTCGATCCGAGCGAGCCGCCATTCATCGACCACGAAGGCAAGCGCTTCGTCCTGCACCCGGTCGACCCCGTGCGAAACGCAACGCGTCCGCGCTCGGCACAAAACCTCGACGAGCCTCACGTTGCACGTGTCGCATTCGACCCATCGCGCGCGCTGCTCGACAAGGCGCTCGGCAGAAAGCCGGAGGGATCGCGATGA
- a CDS encoding AAA family ATPase, translating to MSPETLSHFGLNQEPFSKEIDDADLWLPPSKHAVLDELTDAVHARKSAVLTGEPGAGKTCLLRALRHALKADTFRLTYCHNVTLGRRDFYRQLCLALGVPRGATAGDVFLSVSTHVEELAKERVFPVFLVDEAHLLHQDTLDHLHILLNYAWDSRALLSLLLVGLPDLDDRLRLRRNRSLYSRLHHRVSIGSLTADDTADYVRMRVTRAGGPKDLFAPDAVAMLHEAAAGSLRDTDRIATAALRLAVRRKRKTIERELLARVLHAEGIAT from the coding sequence ATGAGCCCCGAGACGCTCTCCCACTTCGGTTTGAATCAAGAGCCATTTTCCAAGGAGATCGACGACGCGGATCTATGGCTGCCCCCCAGCAAGCACGCCGTCCTCGACGAGCTCACCGACGCGGTGCACGCTCGAAAAAGCGCCGTCCTCACCGGCGAGCCGGGCGCCGGAAAAACCTGCCTCTTGCGCGCGTTGCGGCACGCGCTCAAGGCCGACACCTTCCGTCTGACCTATTGCCACAACGTTACGCTCGGCCGGCGCGATTTCTATCGCCAGCTATGTCTCGCCCTCGGCGTTCCCCGTGGTGCCACTGCTGGTGATGTCTTCTTGTCCGTGAGTACCCACGTCGAGGAGCTCGCCAAAGAGCGCGTCTTCCCCGTCTTCCTCGTCGACGAGGCGCACCTGCTTCATCAGGACACGCTCGACCATCTCCACATCTTGCTCAATTACGCATGGGACAGTCGCGCACTGTTGTCGCTGCTGCTGGTCGGGTTACCCGATCTCGACGACCGACTGCGCCTACGGCGCAATCGGTCGCTCTATTCGCGATTACACCACCGCGTTTCCATCGGGTCGCTCACCGCCGACGATACGGCCGATTACGTCCGCATGCGAGTCACCCGCGCCGGCGGACCGAAAGATCTCTTCGCCCCCGACGCCGTCGCCATGCTCCACGAGGCGGCCGCCGGCAGCCTGCGCGACACCGATCGCATCGCCACCGCCGCTCTGCGCTTGGCAGTCCGGCGCAAACGCAAGACCATCGAACGCGAGCTCCTCGCCCGCGTCCTTCACGCCGAAGGAATTGCCACATGA
- the arsN2 gene encoding arsenic resistance N-acetyltransferase ArsN2, with product MELAPAHETDLPEVERLLIAAGLPLDGLRDQFPTGYVLAKGDDGALVGVAGLEAYGDAGLLRSVAVVDAARSAGIGGALVTERLEHAAGRGMREVFLLTTTAADYFRKRGFRETTRASAPAALAASPEFAGACPASATCLVWQVNRP from the coding sequence ATGGAACTCGCGCCTGCACACGAGACCGATTTGCCCGAGGTCGAGCGGCTTCTGATCGCGGCCGGCCTTCCGCTCGATGGGCTGCGGGACCAATTCCCAACCGGCTACGTGCTCGCGAAAGGGGACGACGGCGCGCTGGTGGGGGTCGCGGGGCTCGAGGCGTACGGCGATGCCGGGCTGTTGCGCTCGGTGGCCGTCGTCGATGCAGCGCGTAGCGCCGGGATCGGCGGTGCGCTGGTCACCGAGCGGCTCGAGCACGCGGCCGGTCGCGGCATGCGCGAAGTCTTTCTGCTTACGACGACGGCGGCGGACTACTTCAGGAAGCGCGGCTTTCGTGAAACGACAAGGGCCTCCGCCCCGGCGGCGCTTGCTGCATCCCCGGAATTTGCCGGGGCTTGCCCGGCTTCGGCGACCTGCCTCGTCTGGCAGGTGAATCGTCCGTAG
- a CDS encoding arsenate reductase ArsC, translating to MSESKPSILFLCVANSARSQMAEGLGRAIFGGRAHVQSAGSQPSHVNPYAIDVMKEQGIDLTSHTSKSVDTIDPSGVDIVVTLCAEEVCPVFLGKVKRFHWPIPDPASAEPRSRDEMLTRFRTARDTIRGMLERFASEELE from the coding sequence ATGTCCGAATCGAAGCCGAGCATCTTGTTTCTCTGCGTCGCCAATTCGGCGCGCAGTCAAATGGCCGAAGGACTCGGCCGCGCCATCTTCGGGGGTCGCGCTCACGTACAAAGTGCCGGTAGCCAGCCCTCGCACGTGAACCCCTACGCCATCGACGTGATGAAGGAGCAGGGCATCGACTTGACCTCCCACACATCGAAGTCCGTCGACACCATCGACCCAAGCGGCGTCGACATCGTGGTCACCCTCTGCGCCGAGGAAGTGTGCCCCGTGTTTTTGGGCAAGGTAAAACGATTTCACTGGCCGATCCCGGATCCGGCCAGCGCGGAGCCGCGGTCGCGCGACGAAATGTTGACCCGCTTCCGCACGGCGCGCGACACCATTCGCGGCATGCTCGAACGATTCGCGAGCGAAGAATTGGAGTAA